In the Chryseobacterium sp. MYb264 genome, one interval contains:
- a CDS encoding HpaII family restriction endonuclease, translated as MEVYTLLKIISDKKLFAGDSNLNKIETLIFPIIRVLRDESNGTFEFGYENDLVVIKNNIEEFRIPIIKFKENANLLLNKLKEKTKAAFSIPEIETFLNSYNSHSLKAKSSIKSDIRIVIHDHRTGITPELGFSIKSKLGGASTLLNAGKTTNFVYEIDNSILDNQQIEFINNLETKSKIRDRIKEIKHFYGNLKFIKNESSVFGNNLILIDTALPYILSEILLKYFESGNSLISSLVSEISSKNPLNFDLENGHQFYSYKIKRLLTDIALGMMPSKVWSGLLDATGGYLIVKEDGDILCYHIYNRNEFEDYLFKNTKLETASSTRHDFGRIYLENNKMFINLNLQIRFI; from the coding sequence ATCGAAGTTTATACACTTTTAAAAATAATAAGTGATAAAAAGCTTTTTGCTGGAGACAGCAATCTGAATAAAATAGAAACTTTAATATTTCCTATTATTAGAGTTCTTCGTGACGAATCGAATGGAACTTTCGAGTTTGGATACGAAAATGATTTAGTAGTTATTAAAAATAATATTGAAGAATTTAGAATTCCAATTATTAAATTTAAGGAAAATGCAAATTTACTTTTAAACAAGCTTAAAGAAAAAACTAAAGCTGCATTCTCAATTCCTGAAATAGAAACTTTTTTGAATTCTTATAATAGTCATTCTTTAAAAGCAAAATCTTCGATTAAAAGTGATATTAGAATTGTAATTCATGACCATCGAACAGGAATAACCCCTGAATTGGGATTTAGTATAAAGTCAAAGTTAGGAGGGGCCTCTACATTATTAAATGCTGGTAAAACAACAAATTTTGTTTACGAAATAGACAATTCAATTCTAGATAATCAACAAATAGAATTTATAAATAATTTAGAAACAAAAAGTAAAATACGAGACAGAATAAAAGAAATCAAACACTTTTATGGAAATTTAAAGTTTATTAAAAATGAAAGTTCAGTCTTTGGAAATAATTTAATATTAATTGATACAGCACTTCCTTATATTCTTTCTGAAATATTATTAAAATATTTTGAGTCTGGTAACTCTCTAATTTCCTCTTTAGTATCTGAAATTTCGTCTAAAAATCCTTTGAATTTTGATCTGGAAAATGGACATCAATTTTACAGTTACAAAATTAAACGTTTATTAACAGATATTGCTTTAGGAATGATGCCCTCAAAAGTATGGTCTGGTTTACTTGATGCTACAGGTGGTTATTTGATAGTGAAAGAAGATGGTGATATTTTATGTTATCATATTTATAATAGAAATGAATTTGAAGATTATCTTTTTAAGAATACTAAATTAGAAACTGCAAGTAGTACGAGACATGACTTTGGCCGAATTTATTTAGAAAATAATAAGATGTTTATTAATTTAAATTTACAAATTAGATTTATTTAA
- a CDS encoding KTSC domain-containing protein, translating to MKKIGDYRKLLEVDKNVTLKELKTIYRNVMKDTHPDKFINDEAGKLEAEEKSKTVIEAYHFLVSINPETQEKYKEEYTETITKSNIQDFYLEKSVLTVQHLNGNMYEYIGVPKNTYIKMVNADSPSRFARRHIYGSFVYRKSGEAMAD from the coding sequence ATGAAAAAAATAGGCGATTACAGAAAGCTTCTTGAAGTAGATAAAAACGTTACGTTGAAGGAATTAAAAACAATTTACAGAAATGTGATGAAAGACACGCATCCTGATAAATTCATTAATGATGAAGCAGGAAAGCTGGAAGCGGAAGAAAAAAGTAAGACGGTGATTGAAGCCTATCATTTTTTGGTAAGCATTAATCCGGAAACGCAGGAAAAATATAAAGAAGAATATACGGAAACGATTACCAAATCTAATATTCAGGATTTTTATCTGGAAAAATCGGTTCTTACGGTTCAGCACCTGAACGGAAATATGTACGAATATATCGGAGTTCCGAAAAATACGTATATTAAAATGGTGAATGCAGATTCTCCCAGCCGTTTTGCAAGAAGACATATCTATGGAAGTTTTGTTTACAGAAAGTCCGGAGAGGCAATGGCAGACTAA
- a CDS encoding very short patch repair endonuclease — MDKLTKEQRKKNMQANKSSGTRPELLLARTLFGRGHRYRKNNKTVFGKPDLTFKKIKLAIFVDGEFWHGKDWVIRKHDHKTNKDFWEKKIERNIQRDVEVNEELVKNGWTVLRFWSKEVEKNLLNCV; from the coding sequence ATGGACAAGCTGACCAAAGAACAAAGAAAGAAAAATATGCAAGCTAATAAATCATCAGGAACAAGACCTGAATTACTATTAGCTAGAACTCTTTTTGGCAGAGGTCATAGATATCGAAAAAATAATAAAACAGTTTTTGGAAAGCCAGATTTAACTTTTAAAAAGATAAAATTGGCAATTTTTGTCGATGGAGAATTTTGGCATGGAAAAGATTGGGTGATAAGAAAGCATGACCATAAAACAAACAAAGATTTTTGGGAAAAGAAAATTGAAAGAAATATTCAACGTGATGTTGAAGTTAATGAGGAACTTGTAAAAAATGGGTGGACTGTTTTAAGATTTTGGAGTAAGGAAGTCGAGAAAAATTTATTAAATTGTGTGTAG
- a CDS encoding HNH endonuclease gives MKKSNNWTKEETIVAFNVYCKIPFKSSSKTNPLIIKYASIIGRSPSALNMKIGNFGRLDPELKKQGIVGLGNGSKLDETVWNEFNGNWEKLAYESELLIAEFQNKNVEEIIDVEVFEFPIGLERESIIKQRVNQNFFRSTILSSYNLKCCITGLSISEFLVASHIKPWKDDEKNRLNPHNGLCLNSIHDKAFDKGYITITPDYKIKVSNYFDTLKENEIIYHDFFSKYDNQSIILPDRFLPSKEFLDWHYTNLFKK, from the coding sequence ATGAAAAAAAGTAATAACTGGACAAAAGAAGAGACGATTGTAGCTTTTAATGTTTATTGTAAGATTCCTTTTAAAAGCAGTAGCAAAACCAATCCTTTAATTATTAAATATGCTAGCATTATTGGTAGAAGTCCTTCTGCTTTAAATATGAAAATTGGAAATTTTGGAAGGCTTGATCCCGAATTAAAAAAGCAAGGAATTGTTGGATTGGGAAATGGAAGTAAACTTGATGAAACTGTTTGGAATGAGTTTAATGGTAATTGGGAAAAGCTAGCTTATGAAAGTGAGTTATTAATTGCTGAATTTCAAAATAAAAATGTTGAGGAAATAATTGATGTTGAAGTTTTTGAATTCCCAATTGGTCTCGAAAGAGAATCAATTATAAAACAAAGAGTAAATCAAAATTTTTTTCGTTCAACAATACTTTCATCTTATAATTTAAAATGTTGTATTACTGGACTATCTATTTCTGAGTTTTTAGTTGCCAGTCATATAAAACCTTGGAAAGATGATGAAAAAAATCGTTTAAATCCGCATAATGGTTTATGTTTAAATTCAATTCATGATAAAGCATTTGATAAAGGTTATATTACAATTACACCAGATTATAAAATTAAAGTTTCAAACTATTTTGACACATTAAAAGAGAACGAAATTATCTATCATGATTTCTTTTCAAAATATGACAATCAATCTATTATTTTACCAGATAGATTTCTTCCTTCAAAAGAATTTTTAGATTGGCATTATACAAATCTATTTAAAAAATAA